In one window of Protaetiibacter larvae DNA:
- a CDS encoding aminotransferase class V-fold PLP-dependent enzyme: MSILTAPSRPLAAAIAEFGEPRGYVAAASIGLPPRRAVEALRADLDAWARADRDPQGYDPIIARTREHYARLVGVDVARVAIGSQTSVQAALVAAAMPAGAEILVVEGDFSSIITPFQERGELRVRAVPLAALADAIDERTTLVAFSLVQSATGVVADAAAIREAAARHGALTFCDTTQATGVLPVAADDFDLTVCHAYKWLCSPRGVCFLTVGARADAVLRPVQGGWYAGQRVWQSCYGPDIALAADARRFDVSPAWQAWVGAEQSIGLFAGLDIAEIWERASGLGAALTEALGLPVQRQAIVAWPDPEGAQLTAMTAAGIRISGRAGRARASFHLWNTADDVEAILRALRS, from the coding sequence ATGAGCATCCTGACCGCGCCGTCCCGTCCGTTGGCCGCCGCGATCGCCGAGTTCGGCGAGCCGCGCGGCTACGTCGCCGCCGCATCCATCGGGCTGCCCCCGCGCCGCGCGGTCGAGGCGCTGCGTGCGGATCTCGACGCCTGGGCGCGCGCCGACCGCGACCCGCAGGGCTACGACCCGATCATCGCCCGCACGCGCGAGCACTACGCCCGGCTCGTCGGCGTCGACGTCGCACGGGTGGCGATCGGATCGCAGACCTCCGTGCAGGCCGCGCTCGTCGCGGCGGCGATGCCGGCGGGGGCCGAGATCCTCGTCGTGGAGGGCGACTTCTCCTCGATCATCACGCCGTTCCAGGAACGCGGCGAGCTGCGGGTGCGGGCCGTGCCGCTCGCCGCCCTCGCCGACGCCATCGACGAGCGCACGACGCTGGTGGCGTTCTCGCTCGTGCAATCCGCCACGGGCGTCGTGGCCGATGCGGCCGCGATCCGCGAGGCGGCGGCGCGCCATGGCGCGCTCACCTTCTGCGACACCACCCAGGCGACGGGCGTGCTGCCGGTCGCGGCCGACGACTTCGACCTTACGGTGTGCCACGCCTACAAGTGGCTGTGCTCACCGCGCGGGGTGTGCTTCCTCACGGTCGGTGCGCGGGCGGATGCCGTGCTGCGGCCCGTGCAGGGCGGCTGGTATGCGGGGCAGCGGGTGTGGCAGAGCTGCTACGGCCCCGACATCGCCTTGGCCGCCGACGCCCGCCGCTTCGACGTGTCGCCCGCGTGGCAGGCGTGGGTGGGCGCCGAGCAGTCGATCGGACTCTTCGCGGGACTCGACATCGCCGAGATCTGGGAGCGCGCCTCGGGTCTCGGGGCCGCGCTCACCGAGGCGCTCGGACTCCCCGTCCAACGTCAGGCGATCGTCGCGTGGCCCGACCCGGAGGGCGCCCAGCTCACGGCCATGACGGCGGCGGGCATCCGCATCTCCGGCCGTGCGGGCCGCGCCCGCGCCTCGTTCCATCTGTGGAACACGGCGGACGACGTGGAGGCGATCCTGCGCGCCCTGCGAAGCTGA